The following are from one region of the Deinococcus betulae genome:
- a CDS encoding zinc-dependent alcohol dehydrogenase → MKAIVWQGTNKVGVETVPDPTLLLPTDAIIKITSTAICGSDLHLLDGVIPSMEKGDILGHEFMGEVVEVGRDVKKLKPGDRVVVPFNIACGVCDPCRRGLFSACDNSNPNHRMAEALYGGVSGGGLFGYSHMYGGYAGGQAQYVRVPFADIGPHKIESDLRDEQVLFLTDIFPTGYQAAENCGIVPGRDVVAVFGAGPVGQFAARSAQMLGAAHVIVVDRVPERLAMAEAAGCQVINYEQDDVLVALREATGGRGPDHVIDAVGMEAHGHGPGALVDTAKQRLKLSFDRITALRWALLSCAKGGTVSLPGVYGGLIDKVPMGAAFAKGLTFKMGQTHTQRHIAPLLSRIEAGEIDPSFVVTHRASLDEAPALYKTFRDKHDGCIKVVLNPWA, encoded by the coding sequence ATGAAAGCGATTGTCTGGCAGGGAACGAACAAGGTCGGCGTGGAGACCGTGCCCGACCCCACGCTGCTGCTGCCCACCGATGCCATCATCAAAATCACCTCCACGGCCATCTGCGGCTCGGACCTGCACCTGCTGGACGGAGTGATTCCCAGCATGGAAAAGGGTGACATCCTGGGCCACGAGTTCATGGGTGAGGTCGTGGAAGTCGGCCGCGACGTGAAAAAGCTGAAGCCAGGCGACCGCGTGGTCGTGCCGTTTAACATCGCCTGCGGGGTGTGCGACCCTTGCCGGCGGGGCCTGTTCAGCGCCTGCGACAACTCCAACCCCAATCACCGCATGGCCGAGGCGCTGTACGGCGGGGTCAGCGGCGGCGGCCTGTTCGGGTACTCGCACATGTACGGCGGCTACGCGGGTGGGCAGGCCCAGTACGTGCGCGTGCCGTTTGCCGACATTGGCCCCCACAAGATTGAATCCGACCTGCGCGACGAACAGGTGCTGTTCCTGACCGACATCTTTCCCACGGGCTACCAGGCCGCCGAGAACTGCGGCATTGTGCCGGGGCGTGACGTGGTGGCGGTGTTCGGGGCCGGCCCCGTGGGCCAATTTGCGGCCCGCAGCGCGCAGATGCTGGGCGCGGCCCACGTCATCGTCGTGGACCGCGTGCCCGAACGCCTGGCGATGGCCGAGGCGGCCGGCTGCCAGGTCATCAACTACGAGCAGGACGACGTGCTGGTGGCCCTACGCGAAGCCACCGGGGGGCGCGGCCCCGACCACGTCATAGACGCGGTGGGCATGGAGGCCCACGGGCACGGTCCCGGCGCTCTGGTGGATACGGCCAAGCAGAGGCTGAAACTGAGCTTTGACCGCATCACGGCCCTGCGCTGGGCGCTGCTGAGCTGCGCCAAGGGCGGCACCGTCAGCCTGCCCGGCGTGTACGGCGGCCTGATCGATAAAGTGCCGATGGGCGCGGCCTTTGCCAAGGGGCTGACGTTCAAGATGGGCCAGACCCACACCCAGCGCCATATTGCCCCGCTGCTCTCGCGCATTGAAGCCGGCGAGATTGACCCCAGTTTTGTGGTCACCCACCGCGCCTCACTGGACGAGGCCCCAGCCCTCTACAAGACGTTCCGCGACAAGCACGACGGCTGCATCAAGGTGGTTCTGAACCCCTGGGCCTAA
- a CDS encoding DUF1304 domain-containing protein has protein sequence MTLLGNVVVGAVALIHVYILVLEMFLWETPRAMKAFGTTPALAAQTRSLAANQGLYNGFLAAGLLWGLVTDQFSVKVFFLLCVLVAGVYGATSTRNPRIHFVQTVPATLGLLLLWLGR, from the coding sequence ATGACCCTTCTTGGCAATGTTGTGGTGGGCGCCGTCGCCCTGATTCATGTATACATTCTGGTGTTGGAGATGTTCCTCTGGGAAACCCCACGCGCCATGAAGGCGTTTGGCACCACGCCCGCCCTGGCGGCCCAGACCCGGAGCCTCGCGGCGAATCAGGGGCTGTACAACGGCTTCCTGGCGGCTGGCCTGCTCTGGGGCCTAGTGACCGACCAGTTTTCCGTCAAGGTCTTTTTCCTGCTGTGTGTGCTGGTGGCCGGCGTGTACGGCGCCACGTCCACCCGCAACCCAAGAATCCATTTCGTTCAGACGGTCCCGGCCACGCTGGGACTGCTGCTGCTCTGGCTGGGCCGCTGA
- a CDS encoding type III pantothenate kinase: MPAFPLLAADIGNTSTVLGLADEGLNLTHTWRVRTNRDVLPDDLALQLQGLFALAGAAPPHSAILSSVAPPVGQNYALALKRHFGVTPFEVSATNLPDVRVELDIPDAVGADRLCNLFGAEQYLSAHEYAVVVDFGTSTNFDVIGRGRRFIGGVLATGAQVSADALFARAAKLPRIALEAPQTAIGKNTTHALQSGLVYGYAEMVDGLLRRIRAELPGPAVAVATGGFARTVEGICREIDHYDDTLTLRGLVELWASR; encoded by the coding sequence GTGCCTGCTTTTCCTCTCCTGGCCGCAGACATTGGCAACACCAGCACCGTTCTGGGCCTGGCCGATGAAGGGCTGAACCTGACCCACACCTGGCGCGTGCGCACCAACCGCGACGTGTTGCCCGACGACCTGGCCCTGCAACTTCAGGGGCTGTTCGCCCTGGCAGGAGCCGCGCCGCCCCACTCGGCCATTCTGAGCAGCGTGGCGCCGCCCGTGGGCCAGAACTACGCGCTGGCGCTCAAGCGGCATTTTGGGGTGACGCCCTTTGAGGTCAGCGCGACCAACCTCCCTGACGTGCGGGTGGAGCTGGATATCCCCGACGCCGTGGGGGCCGACCGCCTGTGCAACCTGTTCGGCGCCGAGCAGTACCTGAGCGCCCACGAATACGCCGTGGTGGTGGACTTTGGCACCTCCACCAACTTTGACGTGATCGGGCGGGGCCGCCGCTTTATAGGCGGGGTGCTGGCCACGGGCGCGCAGGTCAGTGCCGACGCCCTGTTCGCCCGCGCCGCCAAGCTGCCGCGCATTGCGCTGGAAGCTCCCCAGACCGCCATTGGCAAAAACACCACGCACGCGCTGCAATCGGGCCTGGTGTACGGCTACGCCGAGATGGTGGACGGCCTGCTGCGCCGCATCCGCGCCGAATTGCCGGGGCCAGCGGTGGCGGTGGCCACCGGCGGCTTTGCCCGCACCGTGGAAGGCATCTGCCGGGAGATTGACCACTACGACGACACCCTGACCCTACGCGGCCTGGTTGAACTCTGGGCCAGCCGCTAA
- a CDS encoding type II toxin-antitoxin system Phd/YefM family antitoxin translates to MTAYSLKFAKDNLERIAQETVQNSDETIITLDSGEAVVLIPLEQYEAWKETHHLLANPANRRHLLDSVEQYRQGRAIRKNLTDLQTDAPE, encoded by the coding sequence ATGACCGCATACTCGCTGAAGTTTGCCAAAGACAACCTGGAGCGCATTGCCCAGGAAACCGTCCAGAACAGTGATGAAACCATTATCACGCTTGACTCTGGCGAGGCCGTGGTCCTGATTCCTCTGGAGCAGTACGAAGCCTGGAAGGAAACCCATCACCTGCTGGCCAACCCGGCCAACCGCCGCCACCTGCTGGATTCGGTGGAGCAGTACCGCCAGGGCCGGGCCATCCGCAAGAACCTGACGGACTTGCAGACAGACGCGCCCGAGTGA
- a CDS encoding diguanylate cyclase domain-containing protein encodes MDRKTRFLTAQFQLDTLRREAEQERQRTQKLLEDHTALQEDHALLAHRAAHDPLTGLANRAHFQAVAEQTLQRGQALPVGLLFLDLDGFKAVNDTLGHDAGDDLLRQVGARLRAEVRREDLVARPGGDEFTVLLPALRDPQDARAIGLKLLQALSQPFTVQGQSVAISASVGAAVAPQDGLAFAELQRRADEAMYRVKHSGRNGVQTA; translated from the coding sequence GTGGACCGCAAGACCCGGTTCCTGACCGCGCAGTTTCAGCTGGACACCCTGCGGCGCGAGGCCGAGCAGGAACGTCAGCGCACCCAGAAGCTGCTTGAAGACCACACGGCGCTGCAAGAGGACCACGCGCTGCTGGCCCACCGGGCCGCCCATGATCCCCTGACGGGCCTGGCCAACCGAGCGCACTTTCAAGCGGTGGCTGAACAGACCCTGCAACGCGGCCAGGCCCTGCCGGTGGGCCTGCTGTTTCTGGACTTGGACGGCTTTAAGGCGGTCAATGACACCCTGGGCCACGACGCCGGAGACGACCTGCTGCGCCAGGTGGGGGCGAGGCTGCGCGCCGAGGTGCGCCGCGAAGACCTGGTGGCCCGGCCCGGCGGCGACGAATTTACCGTGTTGCTGCCGGCCCTGCGCGACCCTCAGGACGCCCGCGCTATTGGCCTCAAGCTCTTGCAGGCGCTGTCCCAGCCTTTCACGGTGCAGGGGCAGTCGGTGGCCATCAGCGCTTCTGTGGGCGCAGCCGTGGCCCCGCAGGACGGCCTGGCATTTGCAGAGTTGCAGCGCCGCGCCGATGAAGCCATGTACCGCGTCAAACACAGTGGGCGCAACGGCGTTCAAACCGCCTGA
- a CDS encoding MotA/TolQ/ExbB proton channel family protein yields the protein MTSLDLLRAAGPLLWVLLALSVYVVYLIAVRAQALARLGQDARTLTERARAVTAESGPAAALAEVDRAAHPSPAAGVLRAGLARADRGVDAAERAMQAALLDAEERLYAGLSTLGTAAQVAPLLGLLGTVIGMVRSFLVFSQTTAPTPAQLATGISEALVNTAAGLVVAILAYVARGALRARADRIATQAEQVREELPGWLIRAPAAPVWAGSAPEAPLPEVALNFGGAR from the coding sequence ATGACCAGCCTCGATTTACTGCGCGCCGCCGGGCCTCTGCTCTGGGTGCTCCTGGCCCTGTCGGTGTATGTGGTGTACCTGATTGCCGTGCGCGCGCAGGCTCTGGCGCGGCTGGGACAGGACGCCCGCACCCTGACCGAGCGCGCCCGCGCCGTCACCGCCGAAAGTGGCCCCGCCGCCGCTCTGGCCGAAGTCGACCGCGCCGCCCACCCTAGCCCCGCTGCCGGGGTGCTGCGCGCCGGATTGGCCCGCGCTGACCGGGGCGTGGACGCCGCCGAGCGCGCCATGCAGGCCGCGCTGCTGGACGCCGAGGAGCGGCTGTATGCGGGCCTAAGCACCCTGGGCACCGCTGCGCAAGTGGCGCCGCTGCTGGGCCTGCTGGGCACCGTGATCGGCATGGTGCGGTCGTTTCTGGTCTTCAGCCAGACCACGGCGCCTACACCCGCGCAACTGGCCACCGGCATCAGCGAGGCGCTGGTGAACACGGCGGCGGGGCTGGTCGTCGCCATCCTGGCCTACGTGGCGCGCGGCGCCCTGCGTGCCCGCGCTGACCGGATTGCCACCCAGGCCGAGCAGGTGCGCGAGGAACTGCCGGGCTGGCTGATCCGCGCCCCGGCGGCCCCGGTGTGGGCAGGGTCAGCCCCAGAAGCGCCTTTGCCCGAGGTCGCCCTGAATTTCGGCGGAGCGCGCTGA
- a CDS encoding DUF4377 domain-containing protein, which produces MRPVLLPLIAALALTACAQQGTTIELRQAAGACEASTSCLEYRQPENGSWVTLNNEIQGFTFEPGHRYVLSVKDEAKERPPCSPPEWRLLGVKEKTPTEPVVADATTPTRPC; this is translated from the coding sequence ATGCGCCCTGTCCTTCTGCCCCTTATCGCCGCGCTGGCCCTGACGGCCTGTGCCCAGCAGGGCACGACCATCGAGCTGCGGCAAGCGGCAGGAGCGTGTGAAGCCTCCACCAGTTGCTTGGAATACCGCCAGCCCGAAAACGGCTCCTGGGTGACGCTGAACAACGAGATTCAGGGCTTCACCTTCGAGCCCGGCCACCGCTACGTCCTGAGTGTGAAAGACGAAGCCAAGGAGCGCCCGCCCTGTTCGCCGCCCGAGTGGCGCCTGCTCGGGGTAAAGGAAAAAACGCCCACCGAACCGGTGGTGGCCGACGCCACCACGCCCACCCGCCCCTGCTAA
- a CDS encoding DUF7832 domain-containing protein, producing the protein MGGGVCYDKAKWHYDGDFPPELPPSQGFVHTGMFISWLAGRNLLADGLAADAEALRGRHQTGAQVFEAWGGVLTSDMLTAEGNAFARHYYASEMGGGEYLNDYFNLFDDLPSFYHVPDTWDSAVRVAGLIDERYAEWQAGR; encoded by the coding sequence ATGGGCGGGGGCGTCTGCTACGACAAGGCCAAGTGGCACTATGACGGCGATTTTCCGCCGGAGCTGCCGCCGTCACAGGGGTTCGTTCACACCGGCATGTTTATCAGCTGGTTGGCCGGGCGAAATCTCCTGGCAGATGGTCTCGCCGCCGACGCCGAAGCGCTTCGAGGTCGGCACCAGACCGGCGCCCAGGTGTTTGAGGCCTGGGGTGGGGTTCTGACCAGTGACATGCTCACGGCAGAGGGCAATGCCTTCGCCCGGCACTACTACGCCTCTGAGATGGGCGGCGGAGAATACCTCAACGATTACTTCAACCTGTTTGACGATCTGCCGTCCTTCTACCATGTGCCCGACACCTGGGACAGCGCCGTCCGTGTGGCTGGGCTGATTGATGAGCGCTATGCCGAGTGGCAGGCCGGGCGCTGA
- the sufD gene encoding Fe-S cluster assembly protein SufD has protein sequence MTQFTDQLAAHGGPEWLTSKRRESLDLFNTLQVPTESVEAWKYTQVDVDFTALRPHGKRDAVSNVAALPVSVQERLTGTDVGAFLVLDGPDVVYRTELPAELTEKGVIFTDLKTAVEQHADKVQQYLYSVVPAEVPDDTTIAAPGTTPSKSPDPSEGKFSALAAALWTNGAFVYVPRGVEVELPLGSFRVMSEAGTYTATRTLVVAEDNAQVTFIDEQASDALPGTYAIGAVELVVKAGARLRYVSIQNWGEGVTHIQRQRGDVERDATLNSLVVTMGGTLSRTEMQSYLRGQGADSEMLALYFANENQHFDHYTLQHHAAGNAHSDLLYKGVNDDASVGVFSGMIKVDLGAQKTDAYQKHRTLMLSSEARNFSVPQLEINANDVRCSHGSTTSPVDQEALFFLRSRGISRETAEKMLVTAFLEDVLGRVPLKSVVKYIEGIIARKVGAV, from the coding sequence ATGACCCAATTCACCGATCAACTGGCCGCGCACGGCGGCCCCGAGTGGCTGACGAGCAAGCGCCGCGAAAGCCTGGACCTCTTCAATACCTTGCAGGTGCCCACCGAAAGCGTCGAAGCCTGGAAATACACCCAGGTGGACGTGGACTTCACGGCCCTGCGCCCCCACGGCAAGCGTGACGCCGTAAGCAATGTGGCGGCCCTCCCCGTCAGCGTGCAGGAGCGCCTGACTGGCACCGACGTGGGCGCTTTTCTGGTCCTGGACGGCCCCGACGTGGTCTACCGCACCGAACTGCCCGCCGAGCTGACCGAGAAGGGCGTGATCTTTACCGACCTAAAAACGGCCGTAGAGCAGCACGCCGACAAGGTGCAGCAGTACCTCTATTCCGTGGTGCCCGCCGAAGTGCCCGACGACACCACGATTGCCGCGCCCGGCACCACCCCCAGCAAGAGCCCTGACCCCAGCGAAGGGAAGTTCTCGGCGCTGGCGGCGGCCCTGTGGACCAACGGGGCGTTCGTGTACGTGCCGCGTGGGGTCGAGGTTGAACTGCCCCTGGGCTCCTTCCGCGTCATGAGCGAGGCCGGCACCTACACCGCCACCCGCACGCTGGTCGTGGCCGAGGACAACGCCCAGGTGACCTTCATTGATGAGCAGGCCAGTGACGCCCTGCCCGGCACCTACGCGATTGGCGCCGTGGAACTGGTGGTCAAGGCCGGCGCCCGCCTGCGCTACGTGTCCATTCAGAACTGGGGCGAGGGTGTGACCCACATTCAGCGCCAGCGCGGCGACGTGGAGCGCGACGCCACCCTGAACAGCCTGGTAGTTACGATGGGCGGCACCCTGTCGCGCACCGAGATGCAGAGCTACCTGCGCGGCCAGGGCGCCGACAGCGAGATGCTGGCCCTGTACTTTGCCAACGAAAACCAGCACTTTGACCACTACACCCTGCAGCACCACGCTGCCGGTAATGCTCACAGCGACCTGCTGTACAAGGGCGTGAACGACGACGCCAGTGTCGGCGTGTTCAGCGGCATGATCAAGGTGGACCTGGGGGCCCAGAAGACCGACGCCTACCAGAAGCACCGCACCCTGATGCTGTCCAGCGAAGCCCGCAACTTCTCGGTCCCGCAGCTGGAAATCAATGCGAACGACGTGCGTTGCTCGCACGGCAGCACCACCAGCCCGGTGGATCAGGAAGCCCTGTTCTTCCTGCGCTCGCGCGGCATCAGCCGGGAAACGGCCGAGAAGATGCTCGTCACGGCGTTCCTGGAAGATGTGCTGGGCCGCGTGCCGCTGAAAAGCGTCGTGAAGTACATCGAGGGGATCATCGCCCGCAAGGTCGGCGCGGTTTAA
- a CDS encoding Txe/YoeB family addiction module toxin, giving the protein MHHHEPKLLRKLHRLLDECLPTPFEGTGKPEPLKHEYAGFWSRRLTAEHRLVYAVDDDAITVIACRSHYE; this is encoded by the coding sequence CTGCACCACCATGAGCCGAAGCTGCTCCGGAAGCTTCACCGCCTGCTGGACGAATGCCTCCCCACACCCTTTGAGGGCACAGGTAAGCCCGAACCCCTCAAGCATGAGTACGCGGGTTTCTGGTCCCGCCGCCTTACTGCTGAACACCGCCTCGTGTACGCCGTAGACGATGACGCGATTACGGTCATTGCCTGCCGCTCTCACTACGAATAA
- the sufC gene encoding Fe-S cluster assembly ATPase SufC, giving the protein MTHQLEIRNLHASVEGQPILKGINLVVPRGELHAIMGPNGNGKSTLAKVIVGDPEYTVTEGEILVDGQNILEMEPDERARLGVFLAFQYPVEIPGVTIANFLRLAMQARKAEGEEVGFAEFYGKLQSALKTLEWDESIVERYLNAGFSGGEKKRNEILQMLMLEPNYIIMDETDSGLDVDALKIVAKGVNSMRGENLGGLIITHYQRLLDYIVPDKVHIILDGKVVQTGGPELAKKMDTQGYDWVKELATA; this is encoded by the coding sequence ATGACCCACCAGCTCGAAATCCGCAACCTGCACGCCTCTGTGGAGGGACAGCCCATTCTCAAAGGCATTAACCTGGTCGTCCCGCGCGGCGAACTGCACGCCATCATGGGGCCAAACGGCAACGGCAAAAGCACCCTGGCCAAAGTGATTGTGGGCGACCCCGAATACACCGTGACCGAGGGTGAAATCCTGGTGGACGGGCAGAACATTCTGGAGATGGAACCTGACGAGCGCGCCCGCCTGGGCGTCTTCCTGGCCTTCCAATACCCCGTCGAGATTCCCGGCGTGACCATCGCCAACTTCCTGCGCCTGGCGATGCAGGCCCGTAAGGCCGAAGGCGAAGAGGTGGGCTTTGCCGAGTTCTACGGCAAGCTGCAAAGCGCCCTGAAGACCCTGGAATGGGACGAGAGCATCGTGGAGCGCTACCTGAACGCAGGTTTTTCTGGCGGCGAGAAGAAGCGCAACGAGATTCTGCAGATGCTGATGCTGGAACCCAACTACATCATCATGGACGAGACCGATAGCGGTCTGGACGTGGACGCGCTGAAGATTGTCGCCAAGGGCGTGAACTCCATGCGCGGCGAAAACCTGGGCGGCCTCATCATTACCCACTACCAGCGCCTGCTGGACTACATCGTGCCTGACAAGGTGCACATCATTCTGGACGGCAAAGTCGTGCAGACCGGCGGCCCTGAGCTGGCCAAGAAGATGGACACCCAGGGCTACGACTGGGTCAAGGAACTGGCGACGGCATAA
- a CDS encoding ExbD/TolR family protein has product MTRRLRRRHRDADPITFDFAPMVDVVLLLLIFFFLTSTLGARQNALPLDLPRASSSVQETPDLPVVSVNRAGQIFLNGKETTLTRLGALLRPLAATSGGVVGLRADEGGRYGTVVGVMDEIKKAGGTRLALGTETPEAAP; this is encoded by the coding sequence ATGACCCGCCGCCTTCGCCGCCGCCACCGGGACGCGGACCCTATCACCTTCGACTTTGCCCCCATGGTGGACGTGGTGCTGCTGCTGCTGATTTTCTTTTTCCTGACCAGCACGCTGGGCGCCCGGCAAAACGCCCTGCCGCTAGACCTGCCGCGCGCCAGCAGCAGCGTGCAGGAAACGCCGGACCTGCCCGTGGTGAGCGTCAACCGCGCCGGACAGATTTTTCTGAATGGCAAGGAAACGACCCTGACCCGCCTGGGGGCGCTGCTGAGGCCCCTGGCGGCGACCAGTGGCGGCGTGGTGGGCCTGCGCGCCGATGAGGGCGGGCGCTACGGCACCGTGGTAGGAGTCATGGACGAGATTAAAAAGGCAGGCGGCACCCGCCTGGCCCTGGGTACCGAGACCCCAGAGGCCGCGCCGTGA
- the sufB gene encoding Fe-S cluster assembly protein SufB, which yields MTVNPEASEINTSYEYGWSNPERYAIKAPKGLSRDVVEMISKAKDEPQWMLDFRLKALDIFLSKPMPEWGADLSGLNLDEIYYYIKPEGFNARSWDDVPQDVKETFERLGIPEAERAALAGVGAQYESEMVYHNLKEEWEKLGVVFLSIEDGLKEYPELFREHFATIVPPEDNKFAAVNSAVWSGGSFVYVPKGVKVDIPLQTYFRINAESSGQFERTLIIIDEGAQAHYIEGCTAPAYSSDSFHSGVIEIVVKEGARFRYSTIQNWSHNVYNLVTQRAAVYGNGVMEWVDGNLGSKVTMKYPACYLLEEGARGEVLSIAMAGRGQHQDAGAKIVHFAPHTSGTIVSKSISKDSGRSSYRGLVKIYEGAKGSKTNVECDALLLDEEARTDTYPYIEIEEKDASVGHEATVSKINDDQILYLQSRGLSEDEAAGLIVRGFIEPIAKELPLEYAVELNRLIELEMEGSVG from the coding sequence ATGACCGTCAATCCTGAAGCAAGTGAAATCAACACCAGCTACGAATACGGCTGGAGCAACCCTGAACGCTACGCCATCAAGGCCCCCAAGGGCCTGAGTCGCGACGTCGTCGAGATGATCTCCAAGGCCAAAGACGAGCCCCAGTGGATGCTGGATTTTCGTCTCAAGGCCCTGGACATCTTCCTGAGCAAGCCCATGCCCGAATGGGGCGCGGACCTCAGCGGCCTGAACCTCGACGAGATCTACTACTACATCAAGCCCGAAGGCTTCAACGCCCGCTCCTGGGACGACGTGCCGCAGGACGTCAAAGAAACCTTCGAGCGCCTGGGCATCCCCGAAGCCGAGCGCGCCGCACTGGCTGGTGTAGGCGCCCAGTACGAGTCGGAGATGGTGTACCACAACCTCAAAGAGGAGTGGGAAAAGCTGGGCGTGGTCTTCCTGTCCATTGAGGACGGCCTGAAGGAATACCCCGAGCTGTTCCGCGAGCACTTTGCCACCATCGTGCCGCCCGAAGACAACAAGTTTGCGGCCGTGAACAGCGCCGTGTGGAGTGGCGGGTCGTTCGTGTACGTGCCCAAGGGCGTGAAGGTGGACATTCCCCTGCAAACGTACTTCCGCATCAACGCGGAAAGCAGCGGGCAGTTCGAGCGCACCCTGATCATCATTGACGAGGGCGCGCAGGCCCACTACATCGAGGGCTGCACGGCCCCGGCGTACTCCAGCGACTCGTTCCACTCGGGCGTCATTGAAATCGTGGTGAAAGAGGGCGCGCGCTTCCGTTACTCCACCATTCAGAACTGGAGCCACAACGTTTACAACCTCGTGACCCAGCGCGCCGCCGTGTACGGCAACGGCGTGATGGAATGGGTGGACGGCAACCTGGGCAGCAAGGTCACCATGAAGTACCCCGCCTGCTACCTGTTGGAAGAAGGCGCGCGTGGCGAAGTGCTGAGCATCGCGATGGCCGGACGCGGCCAGCACCAGGACGCGGGCGCCAAGATCGTCCACTTTGCCCCGCACACCAGCGGCACCATCGTCTCCAAGAGCATTTCCAAGGACTCAGGCCGCAGCTCTTACCGGGGCCTGGTGAAAATCTACGAAGGCGCCAAAGGCAGCAAGACCAACGTGGAGTGCGACGCCCTGTTGCTGGATGAGGAAGCCCGCACCGACACCTACCCGTACATCGAGATTGAGGAAAAGGACGCCAGCGTGGGCCACGAAGCGACCGTCTCCAAGATCAACGACGACCAGATTCTGTACCTCCAGAGCCGTGGCCTGAGCGAAGACGAGGCCGCCGGCCTGATCGTGCGCGGCTTCATTGAGCCGATTGCCAAGGAACTGCCGCTGGAATACGCCGTCGAACTGAACCGCCTGATCGAACTGGAAATGGAAGGCTCGGTCGGCTAA
- a CDS encoding HD domain-containing protein, whose protein sequence is MPPHLPAQLEFLLMCDRLKAVRRSTFLHDGSRPENSAEHSWHLALMALTLAEYAAPGTKLPRVVELLLTHDLVEIHAGDLHFAASPEAHARQLRAETEAAEQLFALLPEPQRATFHALHAEFEAAQTPEAQFARALDALQPLLLTWAGGGLGCAMREPDLTAARLRALKEPRLRAFPAL, encoded by the coding sequence ATGCCGCCGCACCTGCCCGCCCAGTTGGAGTTTCTGCTCATGTGTGACCGCCTCAAGGCCGTAAGGCGCAGCACCTTTCTTCACGACGGCAGCCGACCCGAGAACAGCGCTGAACATTCCTGGCACCTGGCCCTGATGGCACTGACCCTGGCCGAGTACGCCGCGCCCGGCACGAAGCTGCCGCGCGTGGTGGAACTGCTGCTGACCCACGACCTGGTCGAGATTCACGCCGGAGACCTGCACTTTGCCGCCAGCCCCGAAGCACACGCCCGGCAGCTGAGGGCTGAGACCGAAGCCGCCGAACAGCTCTTTGCCCTGCTGCCCGAGCCGCAACGCGCCACTTTTCACGCCCTGCATGCCGAATTTGAGGCCGCGCAGACGCCGGAAGCCCAGTTTGCCCGCGCGCTGGACGCCCTTCAGCCTCTGCTGCTGACCTGGGCCGGGGGCGGCCTGGGCTGCGCCATGCGCGAGCCTGACCTGACGGCCGCGCGCCTGCGGGCGCTCAAGGAGCCTCGCCTACGCGCCTTTCCGGCGCTGTGA